In the Ruminococcus sp. OA3 genome, one interval contains:
- the rimO gene encoding 30S ribosomal protein S12 methylthiotransferase RimO — MQILFISLGCDKNLVDSEEMLGLLETRGYTVTDDETAADIIVVNTCCFIHDAKEESIQTILDMAKYRTDGRAKALVVTGCLAQRYQKEIQQEIPEVDAVLGTSSYDEIADALDQVLHGSVYTSFQDIDRLPDVDARRLITTGGAYEYLKIAEGCEKHCTYCIIPKIRGGYRSVPMERLLAQARYLAEAGVKELIVIAQETTLYGSDLYGEKSLHRLLRELCRIDGLVWIRLMYCYPEEIYPELIQTIKEEPKICHYMDIPIQHCSDRILKRMGRRTSKQDLESIITEIREQIPDMVLRTTLITGFPGETKEDHEELKQFVADMAFDRLGVFTYSPEEDTPAASMEDQVPETVKEERQAELMELQQEVSLELGEERIGERQLVFIEGKVADEDAYVGRTYADAPGIDGYLFVNTQIPLMTGDFVQVNVTGSLEYDLIGEIADEYTE, encoded by the coding sequence ATGCAAATTTTATTTATTTCGCTTGGCTGTGACAAAAACCTTGTGGATTCGGAGGAGATGCTGGGGTTATTGGAGACCAGGGGATATACCGTCACAGACGATGAGACGGCTGCCGATATCATTGTGGTAAATACCTGCTGCTTCATTCACGATGCGAAGGAAGAGAGCATTCAGACGATACTGGATATGGCGAAATACCGCACGGACGGCAGGGCAAAGGCGCTTGTTGTGACGGGATGCCTTGCTCAGCGTTATCAGAAAGAAATTCAGCAGGAGATCCCGGAAGTGGATGCCGTACTCGGTACATCCAGCTATGATGAGATTGCAGATGCCCTGGATCAGGTGCTCCATGGGAGTGTATATACATCATTTCAGGATATTGACCGTCTTCCGGATGTAGATGCGAGACGTCTCATTACAACGGGAGGCGCATATGAATATCTGAAAATAGCGGAAGGGTGTGAAAAACACTGTACTTACTGCATCATACCGAAGATACGCGGAGGCTACCGCAGCGTACCGATGGAGAGACTGCTCGCACAGGCGCGGTATCTGGCAGAGGCGGGTGTAAAAGAGCTGATCGTCATCGCACAGGAGACAACCCTGTACGGGAGTGATCTTTACGGAGAAAAGTCTCTGCACAGGCTGTTGAGAGAGCTTTGCCGCATTGACGGCCTGGTCTGGATACGCCTCATGTACTGCTATCCGGAGGAAATCTATCCGGAACTGATCCAGACAATCAAAGAGGAGCCAAAGATCTGTCATTATATGGACATTCCGATTCAGCACTGCAGCGACCGGATACTGAAACGAATGGGACGCAGGACTTCAAAACAGGATCTGGAAAGCATTATCACTGAAATCCGGGAACAGATACCGGACATGGTGCTTCGGACAACACTGATCACCGGCTTTCCGGGAGAGACAAAAGAAGATCATGAGGAATTAAAGCAATTTGTTGCAGATATGGCATTTGACCGTCTCGGTGTCTTTACGTACTCTCCGGAAGAAGATACGCCTGCTGCCTCCATGGAAGATCAGGTACCTGAGACGGTTAAGGAGGAACGTCAGGCGGAATTGATGGAATTGCAGCAGGAAGTGTCACTGGAACTTGGCGAGGAACGGATCGGAGAGAGACAACTCGTGTTTATTGAAGGAAAAGTGGCAGATGAAGATGCGTATGTGGGCAGGACATATGCTGACGCACCGGGCATCGACGGATATCTATTTGTCAATACACAGATACCTCTGATGACGGGAGATTTTGTACAGGTGAACGTGACCGGTTCACTTGAATATGATTTGATAGGAGAAATAGCCGATGAATACACCGAATAA
- the rpoZ gene encoding DNA-directed RNA polymerase subunit omega, whose protein sequence is MIHPSYSELMQVINKDIDADEAPLVNSRYSIVLATSKRARQIISGAEPFVRAAGKKPLSIAVEEMYDGKVKILPEDFEAEESGGSEEF, encoded by the coding sequence ATGATCCATCCATCATATTCAGAATTAATGCAGGTAATCAACAAGGATATAGACGCAGATGAGGCACCGCTGGTAAACAGCCGTTACTCCATCGTTCTGGCTACCAGTAAACGTGCAAGACAGATCATCAGCGGGGCAGAACCATTTGTCAGGGCTGCAGGCAAGAAACCGCTGTCTATTGCCGTAGAAGAGATGTATGACGGAAAAGTGAAGATTCTTCCGGAAGATTTCGAAGCAGAAGAGAGCGGCGGATCAGAGGAATTTTAG
- the gmk gene encoding guanylate kinase, translated as MNHKGILVVVSGFSGSGKGTLMNRLMGKYDNYALSVSATTRSPRVGERDGREYFFKTQEEFKKMIREDAFIEYARYVDNYYGTPKKYVQEQLDSGKDVILEIEMQGALKVKEKMPETLLIFVTPPSVQELKRRLLGRGTESGEIIDARMAQAKEEVKFMEFYDYVLVNETDKEEECVDEMHQVIQSAHTKTSQNREFIEHIREQLEEV; from the coding sequence ATGAACCATAAGGGAATTTTAGTGGTGGTGTCCGGATTTTCCGGCTCAGGTAAAGGAACTTTGATGAACCGGCTGATGGGTAAATATGATAACTATGCACTGTCAGTGTCAGCAACAACAAGATCCCCGAGAGTCGGGGAACGTGACGGCAGGGAATATTTTTTTAAAACTCAGGAGGAGTTTAAAAAAATGATTCGGGAGGATGCATTTATTGAATATGCCCGTTACGTAGATAATTACTACGGAACTCCAAAGAAATATGTCCAGGAACAGCTTGATTCCGGGAAAGACGTGATTCTGGAGATTGAAATGCAGGGGGCATTGAAAGTCAAGGAGAAGATGCCGGAGACACTGCTGATCTTTGTGACACCGCCCAGTGTACAGGAGCTGAAAAGGAGACTGCTGGGACGGGGAACGGAGTCCGGCGAGATCATCGATGCCCGGATGGCACAGGCAAAAGAAGAAGTAAAATTCATGGAATTTTATGACTATGTACTGGTCAATGAGACGGATAAGGAAGAGGAATGTGTTGATGAAATGCATCAGGTGATTCAAAGCGCACATACGAAAACTTCTCAGAACAGGGAATTTATCGAACATATCAGGGAACAATTGGAAGAGGTATAG
- a CDS encoding DUF370 domain-containing protein, protein MLTRLVNIGFGNVINAEKIVAVVNPDAAPVKRMIQNAKENGNIIDATQGRRTKAVVITEENFVVLSALQAETISKRVNTGYTADEKGDIYEP, encoded by the coding sequence ATTTTGACTAGACTGGTTAATATCGGATTTGGTAACGTCATCAACGCAGAGAAAATTGTCGCTGTCGTCAACCCGGATGCAGCTCCCGTCAAACGCATGATACAAAATGCAAAAGAAAACGGCAATATTATCGACGCAACACAGGGGCGGCGTACGAAAGCTGTGGTGATCACGGAAGAAAATTTTGTGGTTCTCTCTGCTTTACAGGCGGAGACGATCAGTAAACGTGTAAATACAGGCTACACAGCGGACGAAAAAGGGGATATTTATGAACCATAA
- a CDS encoding YicC/YloC family endoribonuclease, with protein sequence MMKSMTGFGRSEMQDEQYRFTVEMKSVNHRYLDFNFKIPKKLSLFESAVRSLLKEYMQRGKVDVFITYENYTQSRISLKYNREIARQYLDYLQEMGTDFSLETDITVSNLSRYPEVFTMEEQPDDEEELWGILEQVLRNAAEAFSASREKEGADLKNDLLEKLDGMQEKVAAIEVRSPEIMKEYREKLEKKLGELLEDSQIEESRIAAEVILFADKICTDEETVRLKSHIENMRRVLSEGGGIGRKLDFIAQEMNREANTILSKANDLETSNIAIDLKTEIEKVREQIQNIE encoded by the coding sequence ATGATGAAAAGTATGACAGGGTTTGGTCGTTCGGAGATGCAGGACGAACAATACAGGTTTACGGTTGAGATGAAATCGGTTAACCACCGGTACCTGGATTTTAATTTTAAGATACCGAAGAAGTTAAGCTTGTTTGAATCTGCCGTCCGCAGCTTATTAAAAGAATATATGCAGCGCGGAAAAGTGGATGTTTTTATCACATATGAAAACTATACACAGAGCCGCATCTCTCTGAAATACAACAGAGAGATCGCCAGACAGTATCTGGATTACCTGCAGGAGATGGGAACTGATTTTTCACTTGAAACTGATATTACAGTTTCCAACCTGTCACGTTATCCTGAGGTTTTTACCATGGAAGAACAGCCGGATGATGAAGAAGAGCTCTGGGGCATACTGGAGCAGGTACTCAGAAATGCCGCCGAAGCATTCTCCGCTTCCAGAGAGAAAGAGGGAGCTGATCTTAAGAATGATCTGCTTGAGAAACTTGATGGAATGCAGGAAAAGGTTGCCGCAATCGAGGTACGTTCTCCGGAAATCATGAAGGAATACCGCGAGAAGCTGGAAAAGAAACTCGGTGAGCTTCTGGAAGACAGTCAGATCGAAGAATCCAGAATTGCCGCAGAAGTGATACTGTTTGCAGATAAGATCTGTACAGACGAGGAAACCGTCAGACTGAAAAGTCACATTGAAAATATGAGACGGGTACTGTCAGAGGGCGGAGGAATCGGACGAAAGCTGGATTTCATTGCACAGGAGATGAACCGGGAAGCTAATACAATCCTTTCCAAAGCCAATGATCTGGAGACTTCCAATATCGCGATCGATCTTAAGACAGAGATCGAAAAGGTGCGGGAACAGATTCAGAATATTGAATAA
- a CDS encoding NFACT RNA binding domain-containing protein: MAFDGITIANITSELNQTITGGKINKIAQPENDELLITIKNNKEQYLLFISANASLPLVYLTENKKPSPLTAPNFCMLLRKHIGSARILDITQPGLERIIQIKLEHLNELGDLCRKYLIIEIMGKHSNIIFCNEDFCIIDSIKHVSAHMSSVREVLPGRDYFIPETREKYNPFHVTQDEFMNHVLTRPLPVGKALYSSLTGISPLIGEELCSRASIDGGASCDSLDELEKTHLYHTFLRMMEDVSSSAFTPNIIYNDKEPVEFSSLTLSLYQNFQSVTYESVSAMLEAYYAARNVVTRIRQKSSELRRIVQTSLERSTKKYHLQQKQLKDTEKKEKYRVYGELINAYGYNLDPAAKSFEALNYYTNEMISVPLDPQLEPSENAKKYFERYNKLKRTSDALDSLLAETKAEIEHLESVSVALDIARAEEDLVQIKEELTEYGYIRRKHDGGKKVRITAKPYHYISSDGYHIYVGKNNFQNDELTFKFANGNDWWFHAKGQPGSHVIIKGDGNELPDTTFEEAGRLAAYYSKGRGTPKVEIDYTQRKNLKKPKGAKPGFVVYPTNYSLLIEPDISGIKSAEGNK, encoded by the coding sequence ATGGCATTTGACGGTATTACAATAGCAAACATTACATCAGAATTGAATCAGACCATCACCGGAGGCAAAATTAATAAAATCGCACAGCCTGAAAATGATGAACTTCTGATCACAATAAAAAATAATAAGGAACAGTACCTTCTGTTTATTTCAGCGAACGCTTCCCTGCCGCTGGTCTATCTTACTGAAAATAAAAAACCGAGCCCGCTGACCGCTCCAAACTTCTGCATGCTGCTGCGCAAGCATATCGGCAGCGCCAGGATCCTTGATATTACCCAGCCGGGCCTGGAACGTATTATTCAGATCAAGCTTGAACATCTGAACGAACTGGGAGACCTCTGCAGAAAGTATCTGATCATAGAAATCATGGGGAAACACAGCAACATTATTTTCTGTAATGAAGACTTTTGTATCATTGACAGTATTAAACACGTTTCCGCACATATGAGCTCTGTCCGTGAAGTTCTTCCCGGACGGGATTATTTTATTCCGGAGACACGTGAAAAATACAATCCCTTTCACGTAACACAGGACGAATTTATGAATCATGTGCTGACAAGACCGCTTCCGGTCGGGAAAGCGCTTTACAGCTCGCTTACCGGGATCAGCCCTCTGATCGGTGAGGAGTTATGCAGCCGTGCTTCCATTGACGGAGGCGCTTCCTGCGATTCACTGGACGAACTCGAAAAGACACATCTGTATCATACATTTCTTCGAATGATGGAGGATGTAAGCAGTTCTGCATTTACACCAAACATCATTTATAACGATAAAGAACCGGTAGAATTCTCCAGCCTTACACTTTCGCTGTATCAGAATTTCCAGTCCGTTACATATGAATCTGTCAGTGCAATGCTGGAAGCTTACTATGCAGCGCGGAACGTCGTTACCCGCATCCGTCAGAAGTCGTCTGAACTCAGGCGGATTGTCCAGACTTCACTGGAACGCAGCACAAAAAAATATCATCTGCAGCAAAAACAGCTGAAAGACACAGAAAAAAAGGAAAAGTACCGTGTGTACGGTGAACTGATCAATGCTTATGGCTATAATCTGGACCCGGCAGCAAAGTCGTTCGAGGCACTGAACTACTATACCAATGAAATGATAAGCGTTCCTCTGGATCCGCAGCTTGAACCATCTGAAAATGCAAAAAAATATTTTGAGAGATATAATAAGCTGAAACGAACTTCCGATGCACTTGACTCTCTTCTGGCTGAGACAAAGGCGGAGATTGAACATCTGGAGTCTGTCTCCGTCGCTCTTGACATCGCCCGCGCTGAAGAAGATCTCGTTCAGATTAAAGAAGAACTGACAGAGTACGGCTATATCAGACGAAAACATGATGGTGGCAAAAAAGTCAGGATAACCGCTAAACCATATCACTATATTTCAAGTGACGGATATCATATTTACGTCGGTAAAAATAATTTTCAAAATGATGAACTCACGTTTAAGTTCGCAAACGGAAATGACTGGTGGTTCCATGCAAAAGGCCAGCCGGGATCTCACGTGATCATAAAAGGAGACGGGAACGAACTCCCGGATACCACCTTCGAGGAAGCCGGTCGTCTCGCTGCCTACTATTCCAAAGGCCGCGGTACTCCCAAAGTGGAAATCGATTATACCCAGCGGAAAAACCTGAAAAAACCGAAGGGTGCGAAGCCTGGTTTTGTCGTCTACCCGACAAACTACTCGCTGCTGATCGAACCGGATATATCCGGAATAAAATCCGCTGAGGGAAACAAATGA
- a CDS encoding cation-translocating P-type ATPase — protein MKKLMKKAKEEPLIEEVSRTITRFDPDIHTGLTMEQVEEHTHQGCVNTPVDPPSKSVKEIILGNLLTYFNLVFAVIAVLLILVGSFRDLTFLPVIIANTLIGIIQEIRSKNVLDKLTVLNAPKATVIRDGKEQIIPADSLVLDDIVLFSAGNQIPADARVMSGEVQVNESLITGESDEITKKKDDSLLSGSFVVSGRCLAKLEKVGADSYVSKLTTEAKAAKEGEQSEMIRSLNNLVLTVGIIIIPIGAVLVVQQLLFAKASLQSSITSMVAAVIGMIPEGLYLLASIALVVSVMRLAGKKVLVHDMKCIETLARVNVLCVDKTGTITENTMEVNHVIPLDGYQENEDGSLELMLGDFVYAMSKDNITMAAMKERFRDVSGKIATSTTSFSSAYKYSSAVFGIDSYVIGAPEFILRSQYDEYKEEIESHSSEGYRVLIFARYHGTADGKELTAPVSPLCLVLLSNPIRKEARSTFEYFAAQGVDIKVLSGDNPVTVSKVAMQAGIQNADQYVDAQTLLTEDDVNKAMQKYTVFGRVTPNQKRQFVKALKSQGKTVAMTGDGVNDVLALKDADCSVAMASGSDAAAQASQLVLLDSNFACMPSVVLEGRRVVNNIQRSASLFLVKNIFSFLMAMFSIAFMINYPLEPSQISLISMFTIGIPGFLLALEPNEKIIEGHFITNVLLKALPAGLTDFFIVSALVVFGLVFGVESTDISTASTLLLAAVGLMILYRISKPMNKMRWTVFIGVTVGMLICIFFINNLFAISMVSLKCGMLLGVFALATEPVLRYTSGIIETLEKFFSDMRQKKRLKRENKKDHKTHKTQKSIK, from the coding sequence ATGAAAAAATTAATGAAAAAAGCGAAGGAGGAACCTCTGATCGAAGAAGTCAGCCGGACAATCACCCGGTTTGATCCGGATATTCACACCGGTCTGACTATGGAACAGGTGGAAGAACACACCCATCAGGGCTGTGTCAACACACCGGTTGATCCTCCTTCTAAAAGTGTAAAGGAAATCATACTTGGCAACCTGCTGACGTACTTCAATCTCGTATTTGCCGTTATCGCAGTACTTTTGATCCTGGTCGGCTCTTTCCGCGATCTGACATTCCTTCCTGTGATCATCGCAAACACCTTAATCGGTATCATTCAGGAAATCCGCTCTAAGAATGTTCTGGATAAACTGACGGTGTTGAACGCCCCCAAAGCCACTGTCATCCGTGACGGAAAGGAGCAGATCATACCGGCTGACAGCCTCGTATTAGATGACATCGTCCTGTTTTCTGCCGGCAACCAGATACCTGCGGATGCACGTGTCATGAGCGGCGAAGTACAGGTTAACGAGTCTTTGATAACCGGTGAATCGGACGAGATCACCAAGAAAAAAGATGATTCCCTTCTCTCCGGAAGTTTTGTCGTATCCGGACGATGCCTTGCAAAACTCGAAAAGGTCGGTGCGGATTCATACGTATCAAAACTGACGACCGAGGCGAAAGCGGCGAAGGAAGGAGAACAGTCCGAGATGATCCGTTCTCTTAATAATCTTGTGCTAACCGTCGGTATCATCATTATACCGATAGGTGCTGTTCTGGTGGTTCAGCAGCTGCTGTTTGCCAAAGCCTCTCTGCAGTCCAGTATCACCTCAATGGTAGCCGCCGTCATAGGTATGATACCGGAGGGATTATATCTTCTTGCCAGCATTGCCCTGGTCGTCAGCGTCATGCGCCTGGCAGGAAAAAAAGTTCTTGTCCACGATATGAAGTGTATTGAGACGCTTGCCCGTGTCAACGTGCTCTGTGTCGACAAGACCGGGACGATCACCGAAAACACCATGGAAGTCAACCATGTGATCCCGCTGGATGGATACCAGGAAAATGAGGACGGTTCACTCGAGCTGATGCTTGGCGACTTCGTATATGCCATGTCAAAAGATAATATCACCATGGCGGCTATGAAAGAACGTTTCCGTGATGTCTCCGGAAAAATAGCAACATCCACAACATCTTTTTCTTCTGCATACAAATACAGCAGTGCGGTATTTGGGATTGATTCTTATGTCATCGGAGCACCGGAATTCATTCTGCGTTCACAGTACGATGAATATAAGGAAGAGATCGAGTCACACAGCAGCGAAGGATACCGTGTACTGATTTTTGCCCGCTATCACGGCACTGCCGATGGAAAAGAGCTTACCGCCCCTGTGTCCCCTCTGTGTCTGGTACTTCTGTCCAACCCTATCCGTAAGGAAGCCAGATCGACCTTTGAATACTTCGCGGCCCAGGGGGTTGACATCAAAGTTCTTTCCGGTGATAACCCGGTCACGGTATCCAAGGTGGCCATGCAGGCCGGCATACAAAATGCTGATCAGTACGTGGATGCACAGACGCTGCTCACGGAAGATGATGTCAATAAGGCGATGCAGAAGTATACAGTATTCGGAAGAGTCACTCCAAACCAGAAGCGGCAGTTTGTCAAGGCATTGAAAAGCCAGGGGAAAACAGTCGCTATGACGGGAGACGGTGTCAATGACGTACTCGCGCTGAAAGATGCCGACTGCAGTGTCGCCATGGCATCCGGGAGTGATGCAGCCGCCCAGGCTTCACAGCTTGTCCTTCTGGACTCGAATTTTGCATGTATGCCGTCAGTTGTACTGGAAGGCCGGCGTGTCGTCAATAATATTCAGCGTTCAGCCAGCCTGTTTCTGGTCAAGAACATTTTCTCTTTCCTGATGGCAATGTTCTCAATCGCATTTATGATCAATTATCCGCTGGAACCGTCACAGATATCCCTGATCAGTATGTTTACGATCGGTATCCCCGGTTTTCTTCTTGCACTGGAGCCAAACGAAAAGATTATAGAAGGCCACTTTATAACAAACGTCCTGTTAAAGGCATTGCCGGCAGGACTCACAGATTTCTTTATCGTGAGCGCACTCGTTGTATTCGGTTTGGTGTTCGGGGTGGAATCAACAGATATTTCCACTGCCTCCACTCTCCTGCTCGCGGCCGTCGGACTTATGATCCTGTACCGCATCAGTAAACCTATGAATAAAATGCGCTGGACCGTGTTTATTGGCGTGACCGTCGGCATGCTGATCTGCATATTCTTTATCAATAACCTTTTTGCTATCAGTATGGTATCCCTGAAATGCGGGATGCTTCTTGGTGTTTTCGCGCTGGCAACGGAACCTGTTCTCCGCTATACAAGCGGTATTATTGAGACACTCGAGAAATTTTTCAGTGATATGCGTCAGAAAAAACGCCTCAAAAGAGAAAACAAAAAAGATCATAAGACACACAAAACTCAGAAATCTATTAAATAA
- a CDS encoding sodium-dependent transporter: MKNVKTNTFNSRIGFILASVGSAIGMGNIWMFPYRLGQNGGAAFLIPYFLFVALFGYVGLSGEFALGRLTGTGPVGSYDYAMKSRGKRGGKILGAIPLLGSFGIAIGYSVIVGWVLRSIFGSATNAINTAGSEAYFAQATKTLGSVPWHLIVILLTAFILMRGVTRGIEKINKIMMPAFFVLFFIIAVRVAFLSGSAEGYKYLFIPDWSALLKVNTWVMAMGQAFFSLSITGSGMIIYGSYLGKSENIIHSSLMTAALDTCSALLAGLAIIPAVFAFGMDPTSGPPLMFITLPKVFAQIPLGRVIAVLFFVSCLFAGITSLMNMFEVCAEAVGKMLRVKRNTSVAIVSAIIFGVGLFIEAESRLGSWMDAITIYVVPFGALLGAVMIYWVLGKREIHPELNLGAAKPVGKFFEFVSKYIYVILAVVVFILGILYGGIG, encoded by the coding sequence ATGAAAAATGTAAAAACAAACACCTTCAACAGCCGCATCGGTTTTATTCTGGCATCGGTGGGGTCTGCGATCGGAATGGGCAATATCTGGATGTTTCCATACCGGCTTGGTCAGAATGGAGGCGCCGCCTTTTTAATCCCATATTTTCTGTTCGTCGCTTTATTCGGATATGTTGGATTATCCGGAGAATTCGCGCTCGGCCGCCTCACGGGAACAGGTCCCGTCGGTTCCTATGATTATGCAATGAAAAGCCGTGGGAAACGTGGAGGCAAGATCCTGGGTGCGATACCGCTGCTTGGATCTTTCGGCATCGCCATCGGATATTCCGTCATTGTGGGATGGGTTCTGCGATCCATTTTCGGCTCTGCAACGAATGCGATCAACACAGCCGGCTCCGAAGCATATTTTGCTCAGGCAACAAAGACGCTCGGCAGCGTTCCATGGCACCTGATTGTAATTCTTCTGACAGCATTCATTTTGATGCGAGGTGTCACCAGGGGAATTGAGAAGATCAACAAGATCATGATGCCTGCTTTTTTTGTTCTGTTTTTTATCATTGCCGTACGGGTTGCATTCTTATCGGGTTCCGCGGAAGGTTATAAATATCTGTTTATCCCGGACTGGAGTGCACTGCTGAAAGTAAATACATGGGTTATGGCCATGGGACAGGCATTCTTTTCCCTGTCCATAACAGGATCCGGCATGATCATCTATGGGAGTTATCTCGGCAAATCAGAGAATATCATCCATTCATCCCTGATGACTGCAGCACTGGACACGTGTTCTGCGCTGCTGGCAGGCCTTGCGATCATTCCGGCAGTTTTCGCATTTGGTATGGACCCGACTTCCGGACCTCCGCTGATGTTTATCACACTTCCAAAAGTTTTTGCACAAATTCCCCTTGGACGCGTGATCGCTGTCCTGTTCTTTGTTTCCTGCCTGTTCGCGGGAATCACCTCACTGATGAATATGTTTGAGGTGTGCGCGGAAGCAGTGGGAAAAATGCTTCGTGTGAAACGGAACACATCCGTAGCCATCGTATCGGCAATCATCTTCGGCGTCGGTCTGTTTATTGAGGCGGAGAGCCGGCTGGGAAGCTGGATGGATGCCATCACGATCTATGTTGTGCCGTTTGGCGCACTTCTGGGAGCGGTGATGATCTACTGGGTTCTGGGGAAACGGGAAATCCACCCGGAACTGAATCTGGGTGCAGCAAAACCCGTCGGGAAGTTTTTTGAATTTGTTTCAAAATATATCTACGTAATACTTGCGGTTGTCGTCTTTATCCTCGGTATCCTTTATGGCGGCATCGGCTGA
- a CDS encoding alpha/beta hydrolase has translation MNKFSIPVNSDTLLEQEERQVQYLYLHGLGQTASAWEKTVSHMPEPALIACPDLISFLDHREMTYANLYHEFSRYCSDKSKPLDLCGLSLGSILALNYALDHPERVRSLVLIGAQYKMPKALLRFQNVIFRLMTGSTFEKMGFQKNDFIKLADSMANINFSQRLKEISCPALIVCGEKDSANKKAAKELYEILSNAKLCFIEHAGHEINTEKPESLAAVLREFYDRQKAEATC, from the coding sequence ATGAATAAATTCAGTATACCTGTGAACAGCGATACGCTTTTGGAACAGGAAGAACGACAGGTCCAATACCTGTATCTTCACGGTCTCGGGCAGACGGCATCCGCCTGGGAGAAAACAGTTTCTCATATGCCGGAACCGGCGCTCATTGCGTGTCCGGATCTGATTTCATTTCTGGATCACAGGGAAATGACTTATGCTAATCTGTATCATGAGTTTTCACGGTATTGCAGCGACAAGTCAAAGCCTTTAGACCTATGCGGCCTTTCACTGGGATCAATTCTGGCGTTAAATTATGCGCTTGATCATCCGGAGAGGGTACGGTCACTTGTATTGATAGGCGCTCAGTATAAGATGCCGAAAGCATTGCTTAGATTTCAGAATGTGATTTTCAGGCTGATGACTGGGAGTACGTTTGAAAAAATGGGATTTCAAAAAAATGATTTTATAAAGCTGGCAGACTCCATGGCGAATATTAATTTCAGTCAACGCCTGAAAGAAATTTCGTGCCCCGCTCTGATCGTCTGCGGTGAGAAAGACAGTGCAAATAAAAAAGCAGCGAAAGAATTATATGAGATCCTGTCAAATGCAAAACTCTGTTTTATAGAACATGCAGGTCATGAAATAAATACAGAGAAGCCGGAGAGCTTAGCGGCAGTTCTCCGGGAATTTTATGACAGACAAAAAGCAGAAGCCACTTGTTAA
- a CDS encoding DUF3784 domain-containing protein — MMNPGFYFCIALGLMFLLCAAVFAVLKEKAAILVGGFNTMPKIQREDYDKVRISRDQRNSFLIWSLIMLAGGVCSYLVSQYAAVAAGVIWLIIFFRDVHLDEEKAFGKYKIK, encoded by the coding sequence ATGATGAATCCGGGATTTTACTTTTGTATTGCATTGGGTCTTATGTTTCTGCTGTGTGCAGCGGTGTTCGCCGTGTTAAAAGAAAAAGCTGCCATACTGGTTGGCGGGTTCAACACCATGCCGAAAATCCAGCGTGAGGATTATGATAAAGTCCGGATAAGCAGGGATCAGAGGAATTCTTTTCTGATCTGGAGTCTGATTATGCTTGCCGGGGGCGTATGTTCCTATCTGGTCTCACAGTATGCTGCTGTTGCTGCCGGTGTTATCTGGCTGATCATATTTTTCAGAGATGTCCATCTGGACGAAGAAAAGGCATTTGGAAAGTACAAAATAAAATAA